From bacterium, the proteins below share one genomic window:
- the rsxC gene encoding electron transport complex subunit RsxC, translated as MITFQGGIHPPEFKELAEERAIEKMPPPQKVVLPLSQHTGAPSKPCVAVGDTVKVGTVLAEAVGMISVPLHSSIAGRVKEIGPWPHPVLPVPAVAITIESDGTDEKDQAIKPRSEAETEKLSPDRIREIIRNAGIVGLGGAAFPTSVKITPPKDAKIDALIINGAECEPFLTADDRLMQEKSEEIIKGAKIIARVLGLDKAYIAIEHNKPNATRKMREAAARVWPGANVVTVKTKYPQGAEKQLISAILKRNVPRGGLPFMVGVVVQNSGTAYAVWEAVSVDKPLYERVVTVTGPSITEPKNLLVRIGTLASDVIAYCGGLKPDAAKFISGGPMMGIAQSSVDVPVIKGTSGLLFLNDKHILFRTHKESNCLRCGKCVGVCPMKLLPCEIARMGEYEKLEQAEEWGILDCIECGSCAFICPSGRRLVQWIKYGKNQIFAERSRKKEKK; from the coding sequence CCACTATCACAGCACACCGGCGCGCCGTCCAAACCTTGCGTGGCTGTGGGCGATACGGTCAAGGTAGGAACGGTTCTTGCCGAGGCGGTAGGCATGATCTCCGTACCACTGCACTCCTCTATCGCAGGAAGAGTAAAGGAGATAGGTCCGTGGCCGCATCCTGTCCTGCCCGTACCGGCTGTGGCAATAACGATCGAATCCGACGGTACGGATGAAAAAGACCAAGCGATTAAGCCCCGCAGCGAAGCCGAGACAGAAAAACTAAGCCCTGACCGGATACGCGAGATAATCCGCAACGCCGGAATCGTAGGGCTTGGAGGCGCGGCGTTTCCTACATCGGTCAAGATTACTCCGCCGAAGGATGCAAAGATAGATGCGCTCATCATCAACGGTGCGGAGTGCGAACCTTTTCTTACAGCAGACGACAGGTTAATGCAGGAAAAGTCTGAAGAGATTATCAAGGGAGCAAAGATTATCGCGAGGGTCTTAGGCTTGGATAAGGCGTACATCGCCATAGAGCACAACAAGCCGAACGCGACCCGGAAGATGCGCGAGGCTGCTGCACGGGTGTGGCCCGGAGCCAATGTAGTTACCGTAAAAACAAAGTATCCTCAGGGAGCGGAGAAACAGCTAATCTCGGCGATTCTCAAGCGCAACGTTCCCCGCGGAGGCCTGCCCTTCATGGTAGGAGTCGTTGTGCAGAACTCTGGAACCGCCTACGCGGTTTGGGAAGCGGTAAGCGTGGACAAGCCCCTTTATGAACGCGTCGTCACGGTAACGGGCCCGTCAATTACGGAGCCTAAAAACCTTCTCGTCCGCATAGGCACTCTTGCCTCAGACGTAATCGCGTACTGCGGCGGCCTGAAGCCTGACGCGGCAAAGTTCATCTCGGGCGGACCAATGATGGGAATTGCGCAGTCAAGCGTTGATGTACCAGTCATTAAAGGCACATCCGGCCTTCTTTTCCTTAATGATAAACACATCCTTTTCAGGACGCATAAGGAGTCCAACTGCCTGCGGTGCGGAAAGTGCGTGGGCGTCTGCCCGATGAAGTTGCTGCCTTGCGAGATAGCGCGCATGGGCGAGTACGAGAAACTCGAACAGGCTGAAGAATGGGGAATACTTGACTGCATTGAGTGCGGTTCGTGCGCGTTCATCTGCCCATCAGGGCGCAGGCTCGTGCAGTGGATAAAGTACGGAAAGAACCAGATATTCGCCGAACGCAGCCGCAAAAAGGAGAAGAAATAA
- a CDS encoding RnfABCDGE type electron transport complex subunit D, which produces MAENTSSTPVASPQGSPKFTVTPSPHFKAPFNVRTIMYLVVFALTPALAGAVYFYGFWPLFLVLVSVTTAVGSEFLMNLAFKRPLADCLDGSAIITGMLLAYNVPPSAPWWMVAAGSAFAIIVAKAFFGGLGHNFLNPALAGRAFLMASWPTLMTSGWLIRKGIGTVSGIPQSMWTNVIDAAKSAPTTMHGVDALTGATPLGVLQKLKIATDPALISGTKHALNDPAVIKSLFWGNIGGVIGETSVILILIPALILMVIRVIDWRIPLAYIATTAAFSFLAYLFGATPVTPIYHLFAGGLMLGALFMATDYSTTPVSPAGQWIFGVGCGVITMLIRLWGGYPEGVSYSILLMNVATPLIDRFTRPRILGEQRKRKVEK; this is translated from the coding sequence ATGGCAGAAAACACCTCATCTACACCTGTCGCCTCGCCTCAAGGCTCGCCTAAGTTTACTGTTACCCCTTCCCCCCATTTCAAGGCGCCCTTCAATGTCCGCACCATCATGTATCTTGTCGTCTTCGCGCTTACGCCTGCGCTTGCAGGAGCCGTATACTTCTACGGGTTCTGGCCGCTTTTCCTAGTGCTTGTATCCGTCACGACCGCAGTCGGTTCCGAATTTCTCATGAACCTCGCGTTCAAGCGTCCGCTTGCAGACTGTCTTGACGGTTCGGCAATCATCACCGGCATGCTTCTTGCATACAATGTTCCGCCCTCCGCCCCGTGGTGGATGGTCGCGGCAGGCTCGGCGTTCGCAATAATCGTCGCTAAGGCGTTCTTCGGCGGGCTCGGCCATAATTTTCTCAATCCGGCGCTCGCAGGCCGGGCGTTCCTCATGGCCTCATGGCCCACCCTGATGACTTCCGGCTGGCTGATACGCAAGGGCATAGGAACCGTTTCAGGCATACCACAAAGCATGTGGACGAACGTTATTGACGCTGCAAAGTCAGCTCCGACAACCATGCATGGCGTCGACGCGCTTACGGGTGCAACGCCGCTCGGGGTTCTGCAGAAATTAAAGATCGCCACCGACCCCGCGCTCATCTCCGGAACCAAGCACGCGCTCAACGATCCCGCTGTGATTAAGAGCCTTTTCTGGGGAAACATAGGCGGCGTAATAGGCGAAACTTCCGTTATCCTGATTCTCATACCCGCCCTCATTTTGATGGTCATCCGCGTGATAGACTGGCGAATACCGCTCGCCTACATCGCAACAACGGCTGCATTTTCCTTCCTGGCCTACCTTTTTGGCGCAACGCCCGTAACGCCTATCTATCACCTGTTCGCGGGCGGACTTATGCTGGGTGCGCTATTCATGGCTACCGACTACTCCACGACGCCCGTATCTCCTGCCGGTCAGTGGATATTCGGCGTTGGATGCGGAGTAATCACCATGCTCATAAGATTATGGGGCGGCTACCCCGAGGGGGTCAGCTACTCCATACTCCTCATGAACGTCGCAACCCCTCTCATAGACCGCTTCACCAGGCCCCGCATCCTTGGGGAGCAGCGCAAGAGAAAGGTGGAAAAATGA